The genomic region aacatcgaccagctgcctcctgcacaccccccactggggatgtgcacgcaaccaaggtacatgcccttgaccggaatcgaacctgggacctttcagtccgcagtccgatgctctatccattgagccaaaccggttctggcTACTGGATACTTTTGAGGTAAGCAATTGCCATGGTAGAACACAACCtacctcccctctgccctgcagGTAACTGTGGGGTGTATGTTGCCTGGATTGAGCCCAGAAAATATCAGCTTCTATCAACTTTGTGGCTGGCAGCCAGTCCTCAGCCTGGAGTCACATGGGGCTAGAAGAACCAGTTATGGGAATTGGAAACAATTTTGTTGGAGTGTCAGGAAAAGATGAGACTTGCCCACTATTAGGTGGCCTCACTATTCTCCCTACAGTGggatttaaatataaagatacttCTCAATGGAAAACCTACTTCAAACAGGGTAGCACAAGAGGGCAGTATATAACTTCTTATTCACACCCCATCATGAAAATATAACAGTTCTATAAAGCATGTCTATAACAGCTCATACCTAACCTCCCTCATACCCCCAACCTTTTAGTTGCAACCTGGAACCGTAACTATTACCCAAAGAGCAAGTTGCAGCCCCAGGGAAGGTGGCAGAACTCCTGGACACCCCCATACACTGACAGAGTGTAGGAACAAAGCCAAGATCTCAAACAATGCACTCATCTCAAGGGGCAGAAGGCTAGTAGTCCAAGGTTCAGCACCAAGGTTTATGGGTCacttagaccagcggtcgccaacctttcagacctcacggaccaccagtggtctgcagactaCCAGTTGGCGACccctgctccaaaggtttccttaaaccagcggtcaccaacctctCGGACCTCATGGACaaccggttggtgactgctgatTTAGACAGTTCCTTAAGGAGGAGGATGAAGCTAGGCTGCAAAatcagacacatacacacacccaaattaaaataaataaagactagAGACTTACCGTAATGAAACCATAACCTTTAGAGCGGCCTGTATCTGAGTCCTTCATCAGGACAATATTATCAATCTGTAGAATAGGGAGAAATTATTAATAATCTTTTGGCTAAGCCACACCTTTGACCCTTCCTTCCCAGACTATTCTAAATATCTCCAAGTTTCTAGCCACTAATTACATTTttccaaatctttttaaaaagagacaaaggcCATTTTTCTCCCCATAAACACCCTTTCTGACTAATCTTACTTAATCTGGACCCCTCTGATTTCATGGTGCTGACTCATTTGTCTACTGAACAGTCTGAACACAGAGATGGAACCTGATTTTCCAAGCATGGACCCATATGCCCATTACTATGTATGCTGTGGGTTAATCATGGTCAGACAGAATGAAGAGGAACACTCACCCTCCCCACTTTTTCCAATTCCCTTCAGAGGTTTCCCTCGCTTTCTACTCACTTTGCCGAAGGGCTCAAAGATGCCCCGGAGCATGTCCTCGGTAATATTGCAGTGCAGGGAGCCCACATAGAGGCGCATTGGTACACCACTGCCTTTCTGCAGGTTGTTGGCCATGGCTGCCAGTCGGTTTTTCTCAGCCTGCGGAAGGAGGGAACGATGGGTCAAGCCCCACACCTGCTACCTTCAAAGCTGTTTTCTCACGTCAGTTTCTCAGCCTGCTCACCTGTGAGGCCTGTACAATGATAGGCACTCCCAGCAGCCGCTGCCCTGTCAACCCAATGGCCAGTGGCACAGACTGAATGTCACAGAATTCCACATAGGCAATGCCCTTAGAACGACGTGAGTTCCGATCTGAGATAATACGTACGTCACGAACCTATCCAGGGGAAAAAGGGAATCCTAAGTTAGGTATAGAGGGGGATGGATAAAAGACAGGCTACTCAGAAGAAAACTAAAAGGGGAAATGTTACCTTGCCAATAGCAGAGAAAAAGTCCTCCAGGTCTCGAGGCCGAATGCGAGCAGCTAACTGCATACAGAAAACTGTTCGGGCATCACGTTCCTCAGGACTCAGATTATCAATTGACTccctaaaaagtaaaatttattaagactccccccctccacccaataCTTGGTCTTTGTTTCCCAGCTACTCTCAAGTACCACACATTCCTAAAGTTTGGCTCAAAGAGCTTTTTATTCAGACCACCCAATTCCTAAAGAAGTGCTCATCATTAACTCACCTGACCGGactcttctctctgaaatgaggACTCTTACTGTGTCCATTCCTATGCCTAAGGAATAGAGAACAAACAAAGTGAAAATTGTGTCATCCAACTTTATTCACATTGGACCAATGCTGAGTCTGCCATCATGAGAAAACCAGATCCCACTCACCACCTCCTCTCACAcgtgaatttctttttttactttatttttattgatttcagagaggtagggagagggagagagagaaacatcaatgacgagagaaaatcaccaatcagctgccttctgcacaccccccactggggatcgagcccacaacccaggcatgtgctcttgaccggaattgaacccaggacccttcagtccacaggctgacactctatccactgagccaaaccagctagggcgatttttttttttttttaatccttgcccatggatttttaaaaattgattttttaaaaacctgaggacatggttttattgattttaaggagagagagggagagagagaaaaatcaatgtgagagagaaacatcaatcagttgcctctcacacgcaccctgaccagagatcgaatccacaacctgggtatataacctgaccaggaattgaacctgcgacctttctgtgtatgggacaatgctctaaccaactgagccacaccagccgaaaGAGAAAAGGGGgtagggggggaaggagggagggaggggggaagagagagagagaaacatcaactggttggtTCTTGtacccaccctgaccaggactgaatccacaaccttttggtatacaggacgaaATTCCAAActactgagtcacccagccagggcgacATGTGAATTCTTAGTACCACCCCTGCAATAACTGGATCTCCTCCCTATCACAGAGGGACATAAGCATCGTCAGGCAGGGACCACAGCAAAAGCGTTTTACCCAGATTACAATACAAAGGCGAGCTTATTAGCAGAAGATGATACCCAGCAGCAAGAGGTGGACTCCTGTAGTGCACACGATTCTCACGACGTGGGGCCCGACTTCTGGACTCACTGCTATGTTGATGATCCCAGCTATGGCTGCGGTGACGATGCTGCCGATCTCGGCTTCGGCTCCGACTACTTCTCCGTTTATGCCGATCCCGGTCTCGACTACGACTACAGAGGGAAACAACTATTTAGTTTGTTAAAGAACCAACCAACCTCTTCTGGCCTTTAATGTATAGCTTTCCCTGGTATCTTTCCCTTTGTAGTAATTCTCAAAACCCAACAGCCCCCAGAATAACTGACCTGCGCTTTCTATCCCTGCTTTTACTATGGCTCCGACTCTTCTTCTTCCTGTGAAAGACAGTGTAAATTCTTATTATTGCGAAGGTTTCATGATCTCTTCCACATAAAAGGAATGAGAGTATGGCCAGGGTGAATCAGAAAGCAATAAAGGACCAAAGTCCGGAGGATCTGACAGCAGCTCACAGCAACTGCACACCACCGACGTACACACAGCCCCGGATGCTGTCAGGCATCCGATGCAGCCAACGCTGGTGTTTCCAAAGTAGGAGTCTTCTTGCTATTTTACTCAAATGAAATATATCAATGCTGGGACTGATCCACAAATCCACACTGAAAAGCTTCAAGTAGATCATAAACTAAATCAACGTTATGCCCAAGATTCAGTGAAGCCATTACTAAAAGCTgtcttagccctggctggttttgctcagtggatagagcgtcagcctgcggactgaagggtcccaggttcgattccggccaagggtacatgcccggtttgtgggctcgatcccccccagtgggggacgtgcaggaggcagtcaatcaatgattctcatcagtgatgtttttatctctctagctctctcccttcctctctgaaatcaataaaaatatattaaaataataataattaaaaaaaataaaaactgccaaaaccggtttggctcagtggatagagcgtcggcctgcggactgaaaggtcccaggttcgattccggtcaagggcatgtaccttggttgcgggcacatccccagtggggggtgtgcaggaggcagctgattgatgtttctctattatcgatgtttctaactctctatccctctctcttcctctctgtaaaaaatcaataaaatatattaaaaaaataaaaataaaaactgtcttAGAAGCAACTACCTCCCTGTTCTTGCTGTTTCTCCAATGGACAAGATTGCTTCCCTTCCTAAGTTGCCAACCCAGCTCCTCACACCGCACTCACTTGCTTTCCTCCCCTCTGgtgctgctcccactgccaccgctGCCGGGGCTGCTGCCGGTGTCGCTAGGGCCGTCCTTTTTAACCTCCTTCCTTGGCTGCTCATCCTGAAGGTTCACCAGAAAAACGTCACAAGGTTCAACGTGGCAGACACACAGAATCCATTGGGCACAGAAAGAACAAAAGTGGACAAGGAAAAAAGCATATGAAATCAAAGCTCTAAATTACCTAGCCAACTTTTAAACACCTGGACCtcctaacaaaataaataagagaaagggaggaaaactaCCCAAAAGGAAGAGATCAGAGGAACAGATTTTGGTGTCAAAACTTTAGCTACTCAACATCTATTTCTCAGGAGAATGAGAAGTCAGTTAGGTCTGAAGTATATATAGGTCTGACTTTCTACTGTATCATTGAGAACTATGAGCAAAGTACCCATTCCCACCCCATGTGTTCTCCCCTCCATTTTAGGGGGCCCACTCTGAAAGCATGGCCCTTGAGTACTGGTCTCCAGAATAGCTTACTAAAAGACTATGCCTTTTATGGATAGCCATTGTATACAATAAAcaagcagagaaagagaattcACAAAATGTTGAGACCAAAAATCCACAATTGCTTTTTCTTACTAACCCAattccaggagtgaggtgggaaTATTACCTCCTCTTTTTTATAGGGAGCCTCCAGCATGGCCTCAATCACTATATCAAAGTCATCGGATGCCATCACAGCAGATCTGAGGAGAGGATATCAATACACAAGAAcctcatttatatttttccccCCCTTCCAGCACACCACATTCCCTTCCCCCTCTAAGAAACAGACTTTAGGACATAGTTCTGTTTCATAAACTCCAAAGGAATCGTACCGGCTATTTGCTTACCCTAGGTTTATTTTTGTGCCTTACAGATCTGAACTGTTTCTGCTTGATGATTTAGAATAGGTGAAGGGTCTACAAGGAAACTGAGTAGAGACAAAATAATACAGACCCTGTCCTGTCCTGTGAAAAGTAAGTGTTGGTACTCAAAATTACTATTCACTTTACAATGAACAAACACTAGGCCTCCATTCTACTGCTCAAAATTCTGAATAAATAACTGGTTTAAACTTACATCATAGAAATAAGCACATATTTccaataaaaaggtaaagatgcAAGACTAAAAATGAGAAGTATTACAAAGTAACACCAGAACAATGCAGATTTGCCCTAAGCTATTTCCCACATTCCCCTCCCCAAACATCAATAATTAGGGAACTCAGCATTAagcatttttcagaaaataacaaCTAGTTTAGATAACTCAGAAAGATTATGATTAAGACAAGCTTAACCAATTCCACTTTGAAGCCTTTCTGTCTAGGCAGGCAGGGTGAGACTTCTCACCTCCCCCAAGCTTTCACATGTAGCAATCATCTTTCCTAAGTGTGTCCACCACAGGTctcttaaataagaaaaacagaagatACCAAacaaaatcaataggaaaatttatTCAAAAATTACTAGTCTGAAGTTATAGTCATCTATACACAACATAGacgaatctcaaaataattatggtaagtgaaagaaatcaaacaaaaaagaagagtaTGTATTGTATGATTACATTTAtgcaaaattctagaaaatgcacaCTAACCTGTAGTGACAGAAAGCGGGTCAGTGGGTGCCTAGGGATAAGAGTAGGTGGGGAGGGGCTAGGAGGAAAGGATTACAAAAGGGCACAGGAAATTTTTGGGGGTGATGTTTCATGGATGAAACATATCAAAACCCATCAAACTGTACGCTTTAATGTGTGTAATTTTATatcaactatatctcaataaagctaaacCCCCTCCAACTAATCTTAAGAATTTCTATGCTGAGGTTAATCATAATCAAACTTTCCATATCTGTAAGAGCTTTGTCTTCTTTAAAGTAGCTAATGCATCATCCAACGATGCTGTCCTTATTGCTCTCAGAACCCACAGTCTATTTGATGGTTTAATAGAGTGATATgagtaatataaaaattgtatttaaatataaaaataagtaatatgaaAATAAGAGTAATGATGATGTAATATAAATGACACTTATCATTTACAGTACTGAATATTGCTAGGCATGTTATAGAGACAGAATATAGGAAagagtaaaacaataaaaattgctCTTAAACAAATTTAAGTCTTAAAttggaaataaaaccaaaatcaaaTAGGTGTGTCTAAAATCCAGTGAACACAGTCTCTTACAATAACAACACCTTACATTATTTAACAAAGGTAATATATAACTACAGCCAGATACCAGTTCCAATGCAAAGATGAAAATCTGAGGTTTTGTGAACTGTCCAGTCACAAAATTCAAATGGAGAAGCTGACTTGTGAGTGAAGTCTTCTGACCCTGGTCTAATGTTCTATCCACTATATTGGTTAGCTCTCTCTCGTGGTTtataacttaaaagaaaattacaaagtaTATCAAgatgtctatttttaaatgtacttatctGGGGTGCTTAGTGGGAATTAATGTTCCGATAGGTTTATCAACAGAATCAGTCCCATTAGCCATACCTTATTGTGTATGTTTCAAAATATCAAGAACCAGGCTAATTGTAACATATACCTTTTGATCTATTACGGAAAAATGGttctaaaaagaaaagttttaatccTCAAACTGTTCCTTTCAGTCATTTTGGCTGCCAACTCTACACAAATTTTCTAAGTGTCATAAAGTTCCTCTTTATCATTTACAATCTGCTTTTTCCTCCCTAAATGAAATGCTTTTGATTTCAAGAATCGTTGAGTGCTAGTACAGGGTTGGGGTAACCTAACACACAAAATCTTTCACTTAAGTTGATTAAGTGAGCCCCCAATGATGGAGTAAAATTTTCACTCAGACTcagaaacaaatgaatgaactgaTTTAGGCCCAGACATATACAACATGAGCACATTTTGAAACTTGTAATCTCACTGGGTTTAGTATAGCTTTCTGATATCCTAAAAGCATTAAAGTCTCCAATAGTATGCATTTTCAGGCTGTTTGTTTTCAAACTCTCTCCCTGTCCTAATTTATTGGTCAAAGTCCATTCAAAACCATCCATTAAAACACTCCAGAACTTTCTTCCATCCATGCTCCAAAACCTACATTAGGGGCCCACAATCACGGGCAATGCTTAGATCCTGTCACAGTACAGTCAAGACTCAAGCCAGTGCTTAGGTCCCACTACTGCAAGGGCAAAGGAGAGTGAAGGGGCACTGTCAGCCCACTTCAGGCCGAATTCACCAAAGGTTCGAGTCCCAGGGGTGCTGGCAGCGCCATCTCCTGGGTCCGGTCACTGGGCTGCCACAAACATCTCCAAACTGAAAGCAGCTTAATTAAGAACAGGAGCAACGAGAAAGCTAAAAACATTCCCCACGATGTGTACAAACGAAGGCTACGCTTTTTAAAAAACGATCCTATAAAGGACCATCTCTGAGAGGGTCAGTGTCCCAATGCTAAAACCTCATACGTGGCTCACTACACTCCTCTTTCGCCACGGCAAGTGTGGTCataaaaggaaagagggaaaagccCACAGAGACCAATACACTGAAAAGAGTCTTCCTGAAACCGAAGACCGAGGAAGAAATCTCAATTCTCTCACCTCTCGGAATGGTGGCACCAGGGGCTGAAAACCGAACCTACGTTTTCTCTCAGGGTCCCGTGGGCCGACGCTCCCTCCCCAGTATGGATCCCAGTCTGACTGAGATCCCTGAGTCCCTGGGACCCTTGACACAGCGTCTTCCTCGGTAAGATATAGCCACAAGGGTGCCGATCCCTAAAATTCTGCCAGTGGACTATACTCAGGTAGCAAACACTTCCGAATCAAagattaaaagtttttcttttaaaagtttgccTGATTCTGCTCTCGTACTCTTGACGCCATTTTCTGCCTGTGACGTCAGAGGCAGGCGCCGTCACGCATAGGTGACGTCGCGAGGGAACCAGGTGTCAGGGTTCCTCACCAGCTCCGAGTCCCCGCGGGGAGAGGGGGACCCCGGTCTTCTCTGCTCCTTCGGGTTTGTTGGAGGGTGCGAAGCACGGCTGTCTTCAGAGCCTCAGCAGTAAAAGCAGCACTGCAGCCCAAGCCGCTCCTCTCCCCGCAAAATGGCGGTAGCGCCACTGTCTTCCTGACTTTCCCCAATCTGCGCAGGCGCTAAAACATTAGGCGCTGAAACTAACTTCACTGGTTTCGCGGCAACAGGCCGAAGTTCAGAATTTCATTGGTTAAAATTGTAAGCATGGGTGGAGCCAAACTCAAATGCTTCTTGGCAACCATGAAGTTTCCAATGATTGGCTAACTTCT from Eptesicus fuscus isolate TK198812 chromosome 5, DD_ASM_mEF_20220401, whole genome shotgun sequence harbors:
- the RBM23 gene encoding probable RNA-binding protein 23 isoform X1: MASDDFDIVIEAMLEAPYKKEEDEQPRKEVKKDGPSDTGSSPGSGGSGSSTRGEESKKKKSRSHSKSRDRKRSRSRDRDRHKRRSSRSRSRDRQHRHRSHSWDHQHSSESRSRAPRRENRVHYRSPPLAAGHRNGHSKSPHFREKSPVRESIDNLSPEERDARTVFCMQLAARIRPRDLEDFFSAIGKVRDVRIISDRNSRRSKGIAYVEFCDIQSVPLAIGLTGQRLLGVPIIVQASQAEKNRLAAMANNLQKGSGVPMRLYVGSLHCNITEDMLRGIFEPFGKIDNIVLMKDSDTGRSKGYGFITFSDSECARRALEQLNGFELAGRPMRVGHVTERLDGGTDITFPDGDQELDLGSAGGRLQLMAKLAEGSGIQLPTTAAAAAAAQAAALQLNGAVHLGALNPAALTALSPALNLASQAIASQCFQLSSLFTPQTIKSVAQYIASLCLSVLPLPSSYLPFYGPFYPLCGSSHPEAMDINSGGIGVTLRHQEELLPMDPLGIDSADQPVVEEKRIIEHLFLHVFHLLG
- the RBM23 gene encoding probable RNA-binding protein 23 isoform X2 produces the protein MASDDFDIVIEAMLEAPYKKEEDEQPRKEVKKDGPSDTGSSPGSGGSGSSTRGEESKKKKSRSHSKSRDRKRSRSRDRDRHKRRSSRSRSRDRQHRHRSHSWDHQHSSESRSRAPRRENRVHYRSPPLAAGHRNGHSKSPHFREKSPVRESIDNLSPEERDARTVFCMQLAARIRPRDLEDFFSAIGKVRDVRIISDRNSRRSKGIAYVEFCDIQSVPLAIGLTGQRLLGVPIIVQASQAEKNRLAAMANNLQKGSGVPMRLYVGSLHCNITEDMLRGIFEPFGKIDNIVLMKDSDTGRSKGYGFITFSDSECARRALEQLNGFELAGRPMRVGHVTERLDGGTDITFPDGDQELDLGSAGGRLQLMAKLAEGSGIQLPTTAAAAAAAQAAALQLNGAVHLGALNPAALTALSPALNLASQAIASQCFQLSSLFTPQTM